A genome region from Anolis carolinensis isolate JA03-04 chromosome 6, rAnoCar3.1.pri, whole genome shotgun sequence includes the following:
- the LOC100561967 gene encoding vomeronasal type-2 receptor 26 isoform X2: MPSMSGWKDFRSSRFIANYRCDDKDNTVSFIVGPNSQFCRYVANILNLYKVPQLIYGSAPVMNINAQAASLHWMFPNEYHQNEGILRLLLNFKWTWVGVLYISHESGENFVYDILPMFHQKGICFDFVRNLPRETFSTNIENLVLKYYEMYEVIARSTANVVILYCENQCTVVLRMVFHDAEFEERPPKSKVWIMTAQMEFTSIPFQRYFSLRSFHGTISFAVSANEVSGFQQFLQNMNPALENQESLMRVFWELTFQCSFPSTASNEDIGNICTGEEKLETLPGSLFEMTMTAHSYSVYNAVYVVAHALQAMHSYKVKHGGMHDGRRQMQQQLWQVQPISVCNEKCQEGYSKIKVEGMPFCCYSCLPCPEGKISNQKDMDDCIECQEDQYSNDVRDFCIQKSRSFLSYEEPLGIALTTLAVSFSFITILVLAVFLKYSDTPIVKANNRSLSYTLLLALLLSFLSTFLFIGEPQKVTCLLRQTVFGVIFSVAVSCILAKTTIVVLAFLATKPGSRMRKWIGRRLASSIVIFSSFIQTIICLVWLAISPPFPDLDTRSMATEIVLECNEGSTVLFYCVLGFMGMLAFISFTVAFLARKLPDSFNEAKCITFSMLLFCSVWLCFVPAYLSTKGKYTVAMEIFSILASSVGLLGCIFSPKCFIILVHPTLNKQGQLVIQKKK, translated from the exons ATTCATCGCAAACTACAGATGTGATGACAAGGACAATACAGTTTCTTTTATTGTGGGCCCTAACTCCCAGTTCTGTCGATATGTTGCCAACATTTTGAACCTCTACAAGGTCCCACAG CTCATATATGGATCTGCCCCTGTGATGAATATCAATGCCCAAGCTGCTTCACTCCACTGGATGTTCCCAAATGAGTACCATCAGAATGAAGGCATTCTCCGTTTGCTCTTGAATTTCAAGTGGACATGGGTTGGGGTGCTTTATATAAGTCATGAAAGCGGTGAAAATTTTGTATATGACATACTTCCCATGTTCCATCAGAAAGGTATCTGCTTTGATTTTGTAAGAAACTTGCCTCGAGAaactttttctaccaacattGAGAATCTCGTGTTGAAGTATTATGAAATGTATGAGGTTATTGCAAGAAGCACCGCCAACGTTGTCATCTTATATTGTGAGAATCAATGCACAGTGGTTTTGAGAATGGTCTTCCATGATGCAGAATTTGAGGAGAGACCACCCAAGAGCAAAGTCTGGATCATGACAGCCCAGATGGAATTTACATCAATTCCTTTTCAAAGATATTTTAGCCTACGCTCCTTCCACGGTACAATATCTTTTGCAGTTTCAGCAAATGAGGTCTCAGGATTCCAGCAATTCCTTCAGAACATGAACCCTGCTTTGGAAAATCAGGAGAGCTTGATGAGGGTATTTTGGGAACTGACGTTTCAGTGTTCTTTCCCAAGCACTGCCTCAAATGAGGACATAGGAAACATCTGCACTGGAGAGGAGAAATTAGAAACCCTTCCTGGGTCTTTGTTTGAAATGACTATGACTGCTCACAGCTACAGTGTCTACAATGCTGTCTATGTGGTGGCCCATGCTTTGCAAGCTATGCACTCATACAAAGTTAAACACGGTGGAATGCATGATGGGAGGAGACAGATGCAGCAGCAGCTGTGGCAG GTGCAGCCCATTTCCGTGTGTAATGAAAAGTGTCAAGAAGGCTATAGTAAGATTAAGGTGGAAGGGATGCCATTTTGTTGCTATAGCTGCCTTCCATGTCCAGAAGGAAAGATTTCAAATCAGAAAG ATATGGATGACTGTATTGAATGCCAAGAAGATCAATATTCAAACGATGTCAGGGACTTTTGCATTCAGAAAAGCAGAAGCTTCTTGAGTTATGAAGAGCCTTTGGGAATTGCTTTGACCACTCTTGCAGTCTCCTTTTCTTTCATTACCATCTTGGTGCTTGCGGTCTTCCTTAAATACTCAGATACCCCCATCGTCAAAGCCAACAATCGCAGTCTCAGCTACACTCTCCTCCTTGCCCTcctgctctccttcctttccACTTTCCTTTTCATTGGTGAACCTCAGAAGGTGACCTGTCTCCTTCGACAGACTGTTTTTGGGGTCATCTTCTCGGTGGCTGTTTCTTGCATTTTGGCCAAAACCACCATTGTGGTTCTAGCTTTCCTGGCCACCAAACCAGGGTCTAGGATGAGGAAATGGATAGGGAGAAGACTGGCCAGCTCCATTGTCATTTTCTCTTCCTTTATTCAAACCATTATTTGCCTGGTGTGGCTGGCAATCTCTCCCCCATTCCCAGATTTGGACACACGCTCCATGGCTACAGAAATTGTGCTGGAATGTAACGAAGGGTCCACCGTTCTGTTCTACTGTGTCCTGGGCTTCATGGGGATGCTAGCCTTCATCAGCTTCACCGTGGCCTTCTTAGCCAGAAAATtgccagacagttttaatgaagcTAAATGTATCACCTTCAGCATGCTGCTCTTCTGTAGTGTTTGGTTATGCTTTGTTCCAGCCTATTTGAGCACCAAGGGAAAATACACAGTGGCTATGGAGATCTTCTCCATCTTAGCCTCAAGTGTTGGTTTACTGGGTTGCATTTTTTCTCCAAAATGTTTCATTATATTGGTGCACCCCACATTAAACAAGCAAGGACAGCTGGTAATACAGAAAAAAAAGTGA
- the LOC100561967 gene encoding vomeronasal type-2 receptor 26 isoform X1, giving the protein MAGWTYLASMALLSTHDRFIANYRCDDKDNTVSFIVGPNSQFCRYVANILNLYKVPQLIYGSAPVMNINAQAASLHWMFPNEYHQNEGILRLLLNFKWTWVGVLYISHESGENFVYDILPMFHQKGICFDFVRNLPRETFSTNIENLVLKYYEMYEVIARSTANVVILYCENQCTVVLRMVFHDAEFEERPPKSKVWIMTAQMEFTSIPFQRYFSLRSFHGTISFAVSANEVSGFQQFLQNMNPALENQESLMRVFWELTFQCSFPSTASNEDIGNICTGEEKLETLPGSLFEMTMTAHSYSVYNAVYVVAHALQAMHSYKVKHGGMHDGRRQMQQQLWQVQPISVCNEKCQEGYSKIKVEGMPFCCYSCLPCPEGKISNQKDMDDCIECQEDQYSNDVRDFCIQKSRSFLSYEEPLGIALTTLAVSFSFITILVLAVFLKYSDTPIVKANNRSLSYTLLLALLLSFLSTFLFIGEPQKVTCLLRQTVFGVIFSVAVSCILAKTTIVVLAFLATKPGSRMRKWIGRRLASSIVIFSSFIQTIICLVWLAISPPFPDLDTRSMATEIVLECNEGSTVLFYCVLGFMGMLAFISFTVAFLARKLPDSFNEAKCITFSMLLFCSVWLCFVPAYLSTKGKYTVAMEIFSILASSVGLLGCIFSPKCFIILVHPTLNKQGQLVIQKKK; this is encoded by the exons ATGGCAGGGTGGACCTATCTTGCTTCAATGGCACTTCTCTCCACCCATGACAGATTCATCGCAAACTACAGATGTGATGACAAGGACAATACAGTTTCTTTTATTGTGGGCCCTAACTCCCAGTTCTGTCGATATGTTGCCAACATTTTGAACCTCTACAAGGTCCCACAG CTCATATATGGATCTGCCCCTGTGATGAATATCAATGCCCAAGCTGCTTCACTCCACTGGATGTTCCCAAATGAGTACCATCAGAATGAAGGCATTCTCCGTTTGCTCTTGAATTTCAAGTGGACATGGGTTGGGGTGCTTTATATAAGTCATGAAAGCGGTGAAAATTTTGTATATGACATACTTCCCATGTTCCATCAGAAAGGTATCTGCTTTGATTTTGTAAGAAACTTGCCTCGAGAaactttttctaccaacattGAGAATCTCGTGTTGAAGTATTATGAAATGTATGAGGTTATTGCAAGAAGCACCGCCAACGTTGTCATCTTATATTGTGAGAATCAATGCACAGTGGTTTTGAGAATGGTCTTCCATGATGCAGAATTTGAGGAGAGACCACCCAAGAGCAAAGTCTGGATCATGACAGCCCAGATGGAATTTACATCAATTCCTTTTCAAAGATATTTTAGCCTACGCTCCTTCCACGGTACAATATCTTTTGCAGTTTCAGCAAATGAGGTCTCAGGATTCCAGCAATTCCTTCAGAACATGAACCCTGCTTTGGAAAATCAGGAGAGCTTGATGAGGGTATTTTGGGAACTGACGTTTCAGTGTTCTTTCCCAAGCACTGCCTCAAATGAGGACATAGGAAACATCTGCACTGGAGAGGAGAAATTAGAAACCCTTCCTGGGTCTTTGTTTGAAATGACTATGACTGCTCACAGCTACAGTGTCTACAATGCTGTCTATGTGGTGGCCCATGCTTTGCAAGCTATGCACTCATACAAAGTTAAACACGGTGGAATGCATGATGGGAGGAGACAGATGCAGCAGCAGCTGTGGCAG GTGCAGCCCATTTCCGTGTGTAATGAAAAGTGTCAAGAAGGCTATAGTAAGATTAAGGTGGAAGGGATGCCATTTTGTTGCTATAGCTGCCTTCCATGTCCAGAAGGAAAGATTTCAAATCAGAAAG ATATGGATGACTGTATTGAATGCCAAGAAGATCAATATTCAAACGATGTCAGGGACTTTTGCATTCAGAAAAGCAGAAGCTTCTTGAGTTATGAAGAGCCTTTGGGAATTGCTTTGACCACTCTTGCAGTCTCCTTTTCTTTCATTACCATCTTGGTGCTTGCGGTCTTCCTTAAATACTCAGATACCCCCATCGTCAAAGCCAACAATCGCAGTCTCAGCTACACTCTCCTCCTTGCCCTcctgctctccttcctttccACTTTCCTTTTCATTGGTGAACCTCAGAAGGTGACCTGTCTCCTTCGACAGACTGTTTTTGGGGTCATCTTCTCGGTGGCTGTTTCTTGCATTTTGGCCAAAACCACCATTGTGGTTCTAGCTTTCCTGGCCACCAAACCAGGGTCTAGGATGAGGAAATGGATAGGGAGAAGACTGGCCAGCTCCATTGTCATTTTCTCTTCCTTTATTCAAACCATTATTTGCCTGGTGTGGCTGGCAATCTCTCCCCCATTCCCAGATTTGGACACACGCTCCATGGCTACAGAAATTGTGCTGGAATGTAACGAAGGGTCCACCGTTCTGTTCTACTGTGTCCTGGGCTTCATGGGGATGCTAGCCTTCATCAGCTTCACCGTGGCCTTCTTAGCCAGAAAATtgccagacagttttaatgaagcTAAATGTATCACCTTCAGCATGCTGCTCTTCTGTAGTGTTTGGTTATGCTTTGTTCCAGCCTATTTGAGCACCAAGGGAAAATACACAGTGGCTATGGAGATCTTCTCCATCTTAGCCTCAAGTGTTGGTTTACTGGGTTGCATTTTTTCTCCAAAATGTTTCATTATATTGGTGCACCCCACATTAAACAAGCAAGGACAGCTGGTAATACAGAAAAAAAAGTGA
- the LOC103279575 gene encoding vomeronasal type-2 receptor 26-like codes for MTGQSYSVYNAVYAVAHALQAMLSSKLKHRGMADGGKRMLLDLQLWQLHHILRTVSFNNSAGEKISFDQNGQIEASFDIIHWVTFPNQSFLHVKVGKLDPKAPRDILLTISADTDECFECPRNQYPNNDKDGCLPKEITFLSFGEPLGIILTVFALKFSLITVFILGIFMKYRDTPIVKANNKNLTYILLASLLLSFLCALLFIDQPRKATCLLQQTAFGVIFSVALSSILAKTITVILAFVATKPGSRVRQWMGKRLAYSIVLSCSLTQAAVSIAWLAISPPFPDLDMYSVSKKIVLKCNEGSGSMLYALLGFLCFLALVSLTLAFLARKLPDSFNEAKFITFSMLVFCSVWLCFIPTYLSTRGKSMVAVEIFSILASSFGLLGCIFSPKCYIILLKPELNSKEQLIKRRNKGTHLPFKCS; via the exons ATGACAGGCCAGAGCTACAGTGTCTACAATGCTGTCTATGCCGTGGCACATGCATTGCAAGCCATGCTTTCATCCAAATTGAAACACAGAGGAATGGCAGATGGAGGGAAAAGAATGCTTCTTGATTTACAGTTGTGGCAG ctccaccacattctgaggacCGTCTCATTTAACAACAGTGCTGGTGAAAAGATATCCTTTGATCAGAATGGACAAATAGAAGCTAGTTTTGACATTATCCACTGGGTCACATTCCCGAACCAGTCATTTCTTCATGTCAAAGTCGGCAAACTAGACCCCAAGGCTCCTCGAGATATACTGTTAACAATTTCTGCAG ACACTGATGAATGCTTTGAATGCCCTCGAAATCAGTATCCAAACAATGACAAAGATGGATGTCTTCCCAAAGAAATCACCTTCTTGTCCTTTGGAGAGCCCCTAGGGATCATTTTGACTGTGTTTGCTCTCAAGTTTTCTCTCATCACAGTCTTCATTCTGGGCATCTTCATGAAGTACAGGGACACTCCCATTGTCAAAGCAAACAATAAGAACCTCACCTACATTCTCCTGGCCTCCctcctgctttccttcctttgtGCTTTGCTATTCATTGACCAACCTAGAAAGGCGACATGCCTCCTTCAACAAACTGCTTTTGGTGTGATTTTCTCAGTGGCACTTTCCTCCATTTTGGCCAAAACCATCACTGTCATTCTGGCTTTCGTAGCCACCAAGCCAGGGTCCAGGGTAAGGCAGTGGATGGGGAAGAGATTGGCATATTCCATAGTTCTTTCTTGCTCTCTTACCCAAGCAGCTGTTAGCATTGCATGGTTGGCAATCTCTCCTCCATTCCCAGACCTTGACATGTACTCAGTGAGCAAAAAAATTGTACTCAAATGCAACGAAGGCTCAGGCAGTATGCTTTATGCTCTCTTGGGTTTCCTGTGTTTCCTAGCTCTTGTCAGCCTCACTTTGGCTTTCTTAGCCAGGAAGTTACCTGACAGTTTTAATGAAGCCAAGTTTATCACCTTCAGCATGTTGGTCTTTTGCAGTGTTTGGCTGTGCTTCATTCCAACATATTTGAGCACGAGGGGCAAAAGTATGGTGGCTGTGGAGATTTTCTCTATCTTGGCTTCCAGTTTTGGTTTATTGGGCTGTATCTTTTCACCAAAATGCTACATTATTTTGCTGAAGCCTGAGCTGAACAGCAAGGAGCAACTAATAAAGAGAAGGAATAAAGGAACTCACCTACCTTTCAAATGCAGCTAA